Proteins from a single region of Bartonella sp. M0283:
- the fusA gene encoding elongation factor G: MAREYKIEDYRNFGIMAHIDAGKTTMTERILYYTGKNHKIGETHDGASTMDWMEQEQERGITITSAATTTFWKGRNGEKCRFNIIDTPGHVDFTIEVERSLRVLDGAIALLDANAGVEPQTETVWRQAEKYHVPRMVFVNKMDKIGADFYRSVEMVGSRLGAKALVLQLPIGAENDFEGVIDLIDMKALTWDGSIGGHTVTSEIPADMKEKAEEYREKLVESAVEVDEAATEAYLEGKMPTNDELIALIRKGTCEVLFHPVLCGSAFKNKGVQPLLDAVVSYLPSPVDVPAIQGVDVKTGEETTRESSDAAPLSMLAFKIMNDPFVGSLTFCRIYSGELHKGVSLENTVKGKKERIGRMLLMHSNARTDIDEAFAGDIVALAGLKETTTGDTLCDPLHPVILERMEFPDPVIEIAIEPKTKADQEKMGIALNRLAAEDPSFRVKSDEESGQTIIAGMGELHLDIIVDRMRREFKVEANVGQPQVAYRETITKPAEVDYTHKKQSGGSGQFARVKILFEPYDGEGLLFESKIVGGAVPKEYIPGVQKGLESVMGSGPLAGFPMQGVKATLLDGAYHDVDSSVLAFEIAGRAAFREGAQKAGAQLLEPIMKVEVVTPEDYVGDVIGDLNSRRGQISGTEPRGIATVVDAMVPLANMFGYVNSLRSMSQGRAQYTMQFDHYEPVPTAVAQEIQKKFA, translated from the coding sequence ATGGCTCGCGAGTATAAAATCGAAGATTATCGCAATTTTGGTATTATGGCGCATATCGATGCCGGTAAGACCACAATGACCGAGCGTATTCTTTACTATACCGGTAAGAATCATAAAATCGGCGAAACGCATGATGGCGCTTCTACGATGGATTGGATGGAGCAGGAGCAGGAACGTGGTATTACCATTACCTCCGCTGCGACAACCACTTTCTGGAAAGGCCGTAACGGCGAGAAGTGCCGGTTCAATATTATTGACACCCCGGGACACGTCGATTTTACGATTGAAGTAGAACGTTCTTTGCGTGTTCTTGATGGTGCTATTGCACTTCTTGATGCAAATGCCGGTGTTGAACCTCAGACAGAGACTGTATGGCGTCAGGCTGAAAAATATCATGTACCGAGGATGGTTTTTGTCAACAAGATGGACAAGATCGGTGCTGATTTTTATCGCAGCGTTGAAATGGTCGGTTCACGTCTTGGTGCAAAGGCACTTGTTCTTCAGTTGCCTATCGGTGCAGAGAATGATTTCGAGGGTGTTATTGACCTTATCGATATGAAAGCCCTTACATGGGATGGTTCGATTGGTGGTCATACGGTAACCAGTGAAATTCCTGCAGATATGAAGGAAAAAGCTGAAGAATATCGTGAGAAACTGGTTGAGTCTGCTGTTGAAGTTGATGAAGCAGCGACAGAAGCTTATCTTGAAGGCAAAATGCCTACCAATGATGAGCTTATCGCTCTTATCCGTAAGGGTACTTGCGAGGTATTGTTCCATCCTGTTCTTTGCGGTTCTGCCTTTAAAAATAAGGGTGTTCAACCTTTGCTGGATGCTGTTGTTTCCTATCTTCCGTCTCCGGTTGATGTTCCTGCTATTCAGGGCGTCGATGTTAAGACAGGTGAAGAAACAACACGTGAATCTTCTGATGCCGCTCCTCTTTCGATGTTGGCATTCAAGATTATGAACGACCCATTTGTTGGTTCTTTGACTTTCTGCCGTATCTATTCGGGCGAGTTGCATAAAGGCGTCTCTCTTGAAAACACTGTAAAAGGCAAGAAAGAACGTATCGGCCGTATGCTGTTGATGCATTCGAATGCACGTACCGATATTGATGAAGCCTTTGCCGGTGATATTGTAGCATTGGCCGGTTTGAAAGAAACAACAACAGGCGATACACTTTGCGATCCGCTTCATCCGGTAATTCTTGAACGCATGGAATTTCCTGATCCGGTTATTGAAATTGCAATTGAGCCGAAGACGAAAGCCGATCAGGAAAAGATGGGTATTGCGCTCAATCGTTTGGCTGCTGAAGATCCGTCATTCCGTGTTAAATCGGACGAGGAATCCGGTCAGACTATTATTGCAGGTATGGGTGAACTTCATCTGGATATCATCGTTGACCGTATGCGTCGCGAATTCAAGGTTGAAGCTAATGTTGGCCAGCCGCAGGTTGCTTATCGTGAAACGATTACGAAACCTGCCGAAGTTGACTATACCCATAAGAAGCAATCTGGTGGTTCGGGTCAGTTCGCTCGCGTCAAGATTCTTTTTGAACCTTATGATGGTGAAGGTTTGCTGTTTGAATCCAAGATTGTTGGTGGTGCCGTTCCTAAGGAATACATTCCGGGCGTTCAAAAAGGGCTCGAAAGTGTTATGGGTTCAGGTCCTCTTGCCGGCTTCCCAATGCAGGGTGTTAAAGCCACTTTGCTTGATGGTGCCTACCACGATGTTGACTCTTCGGTTCTTGCCTTCGAAATTGCCGGTCGAGCTGCATTCCGTGAGGGTGCCCAGAAAGCCGGTGCTCAGCTTCTTGAACCAATTATGAAGGTCGAGGTTGTTACACCGGAAGATTATGTTGGTGATGTTATTGGTGATTTGAATTCCCGTCGCGGACAAATTTCCGGTACAGAACCGAGAGGCATTGCAACCGTGGTTGATGCTATGGTTCCGCTGGCAAACATGTTTGGTTATGTCAATAGCTTGCGTTCGATGAGCCAGGGGCGTGCCCAATACACAATGCAATTTGATCATTATGAACCAGTGCCTACGGCAGTGGCTCAAGAAATTCAGAAAAAATTCGCGTAA
- the tuf gene encoding elongation factor Tu, protein MAKSKYERTKPHVNIGTIGHVDHGKTTLTAAITKYFGEFKAYDQIDAAPEERARGITISTAHVEYETEKRHYAHVDCPGHADYVKNMITGAAQMDGAILVVSAADGPMPQTREHILLARQVGVPAIVVFLNKVDQVDDEELLELVELEVRELLSKYDFPGDEIPIVKGSALAALEGTNKEIGEDAVRLLMHEVDEYIPTPKRPIDQPFLMPIEDVFSISGRGTVVTGRVERGVVKVGDEVEIVGIRPTTKTTVTGVEMFRKLLDEGEAGDNIGALLRGIEREGVERGQVLAKPGTVTPHTKFKAEAYILTKDEGGRHTPFFTNYRPQFYFRTTDVTGIVTLPEGTEMVMPGDNVTMDVTLIVPVAMEEKLRFAIREGGHTVGAGIVSKIIE, encoded by the coding sequence ATGGCAAAGTCCAAATATGAACGTACGAAGCCGCATGTAAATATCGGCACGATTGGTCACGTTGACCATGGTAAGACAACGCTGACGGCAGCGATTACAAAATATTTTGGTGAGTTCAAGGCGTATGATCAGATTGATGCTGCGCCGGAAGAACGTGCTCGTGGTATCACGATTTCTACAGCACACGTAGAATACGAGACAGAGAAGCGTCACTACGCCCACGTTGATTGCCCGGGACACGCTGACTATGTCAAGAACATGATCACCGGTGCTGCCCAGATGGACGGTGCAATTCTTGTTGTTTCGGCTGCTGATGGCCCGATGCCTCAGACACGTGAACACATTCTTCTTGCCCGTCAGGTTGGCGTTCCTGCAATTGTTGTTTTCTTGAACAAAGTTGATCAGGTAGATGATGAAGAGCTTCTCGAGCTTGTAGAGCTTGAGGTTCGTGAACTTCTTTCCAAATATGATTTCCCTGGCGACGAGATTCCGATTGTCAAGGGTTCTGCATTGGCTGCTCTTGAAGGCACCAACAAGGAAATCGGTGAAGATGCTGTTCGTCTTTTGATGCATGAAGTTGATGAATATATTCCAACTCCGAAGCGTCCGATTGATCAGCCTTTCTTGATGCCGATTGAAGACGTGTTCTCGATTTCCGGTCGTGGTACAGTTGTTACCGGCCGTGTTGAACGCGGTGTTGTCAAGGTTGGTGACGAAGTTGAAATCGTTGGTATTCGTCCGACAACAAAGACGACGGTAACCGGCGTTGAAATGTTCCGCAAGCTTCTTGATGAAGGTGAAGCAGGCGACAACATTGGTGCACTTCTTCGTGGTATTGAACGTGAAGGTGTCGAACGTGGACAGGTATTGGCAAAGCCCGGTACAGTTACACCGCACACCAAGTTCAAGGCAGAAGCCTATATTTTGACAAAGGATGAAGGTGGTCGTCACACACCATTTTTCACCAATTATCGTCCTCAGTTCTATTTCCGTACGACAGATGTTACCGGTATTGTAACACTGCCGGAAGGTACAGAAATGGTTATGCCGGGTGATAATGTTACGATGGATGTCACACTGATTGTTCCGGTTGCTATGGAAGAGAAGCTCCGCTTCGCTATCCGTGAAGGTGGCCACACTGTTGGTGCCGGTATCGTTTCTAAAATCATTGAATAG